From Citricoccus sp. SGAir0253, a single genomic window includes:
- a CDS encoding adenosine deaminase, with product MTDAIEFTAPSPLDVDLAALPKISLHDHLDGGLRPATILELAAEAGHALPAETGDELAEWFAESANSGTLERYLETFDHTIAVMQTAAHLHRVAREFVEDLVEDGVVYAEVRWAPEQHLAGGLTLDEAVEAVQAGLDEGVANAEAEGATIRVGQLITAMRQNDRSMEIAELAVRHRGTGAVGFDIAGPETGFPPSRFTEAFTWLAAQHFPATVHAGESDGVASIQDALLNGRALRLGHGVRIADDITVEFDAVDEDGERVGEDSALVDLGETAAWVRDRGIALEVCPSSNLQTGAVASYGGTVSTHPIDMLHQLGFRVTINPDNRLMSGVSLTDELYLLAEVFGYSLEELLDFQLNAAEAAFLPLEEREVLAELLVESWGEVISRGGTGDGPAVLQAFVDADGDEDAHEDDVRA from the coding sequence GTGACTGACGCGATCGAATTCACCGCACCCTCGCCCCTCGACGTCGACCTGGCGGCCCTGCCCAAGATCAGCCTCCACGACCACCTGGACGGCGGACTGCGCCCCGCCACGATCCTCGAGCTGGCCGCCGAGGCCGGCCACGCGCTGCCCGCCGAGACCGGGGACGAGCTCGCCGAGTGGTTCGCCGAGTCCGCGAACTCCGGCACCCTCGAGCGCTACCTCGAGACCTTCGACCACACGATCGCCGTCATGCAGACCGCGGCGCACCTGCACCGCGTGGCCCGCGAGTTCGTGGAGGACCTCGTGGAGGACGGGGTCGTCTACGCCGAGGTCCGCTGGGCCCCCGAGCAGCACCTCGCCGGCGGGCTGACCCTGGACGAGGCCGTCGAGGCCGTGCAGGCGGGGCTGGACGAGGGCGTGGCGAACGCCGAGGCCGAGGGCGCGACCATCCGCGTCGGGCAGTTGATCACCGCGATGCGGCAGAACGACCGGTCGATGGAGATCGCCGAGCTGGCCGTGCGGCACCGCGGCACCGGCGCGGTCGGCTTCGACATCGCCGGCCCGGAGACCGGCTTCCCGCCGTCCCGGTTCACCGAGGCCTTCACGTGGCTGGCCGCCCAGCACTTCCCGGCCACCGTCCACGCGGGCGAGTCGGACGGCGTGGCCTCCATCCAGGACGCGCTGCTCAACGGCCGCGCCCTGCGCCTGGGCCACGGCGTGCGCATCGCGGACGACATCACCGTGGAGTTCGACGCGGTGGACGAGGACGGCGAGCGCGTGGGCGAGGACTCCGCCCTCGTGGACCTCGGCGAGACCGCCGCCTGGGTGCGGGACCGGGGCATCGCCCTGGAGGTGTGCCCGTCCTCGAACCTGCAGACCGGCGCCGTGGCCTCCTACGGCGGGACCGTCTCCACGCACCCGATCGACATGCTGCACCAGCTCGGCTTCCGCGTGACGATCAACCCGGACAACCGGCTCATGAGCGGGGTGTCCCTCACGGACGAGCTGTACCTGCTGGCCGAGGTCTTCGGCTACTCCCTGGAGGAGCTGCTGGACTTCCAGCTCAACGCCGCCGAGGCCGCCTTCCTGCCCCTCGAGGAGCGCGAGGTGCTCGCCGAGCTGCTGGTGGAGTCCTGGGGCGAGGTCATCTCCCGCGGCGGCACGGGGGACGGCCCGGCCGTCCTGCAGGCGTTCGTGGACGCCGACGGGGACGAGGACGCCCACGAGGACGACGTCCGGGCGTGA
- a CDS encoding NAD(P)/FAD-dependent oxidoreductase, producing MAITPQLSPKPRVLIVGGGYAGLYVAKNLEKKVKERGGVVTLVDPLPYMTYQPFLPEVVGGHLEARHIIVDHRTHLKHTEIVQGKVVKVEHARKTATVQTQDGAEFEVPYQDVVMTAGATTRTFPIPGLAEAGIGMKTVQEALTLRNQILDRLEVASTMTDAAARSRALTFAVVGGGFNGVETISEMEDLIRDAIKKNPRLAQSDARIVLIEAMGRIMPEVSEDQAVGVVEHLKARGIEVLLNTSLSSAEGGLLKLINMADKSDAGSFEADTLVWTAGVAANAVAKQTDFPVEARGRIEVTPTLQVKSGEDGVLEGAWGCGDVCAVPDLTGDGPGGHCVPNAQHAVRQARRLAANLLAVRFGEGAVEEYVHKSLGAVAGLGTGKGVGNPMGLKISGIPAWLAHRGYHGMAMPTYERKARVITDWILGAVFGRDTTAIEELETPHNAFLEAAGGQLESGRFAPRAIGHATQYENA from the coding sequence ATGGCAATCACCCCGCAGCTGTCTCCGAAGCCCCGTGTCCTCATCGTCGGCGGCGGTTACGCCGGCCTGTACGTCGCCAAGAACCTGGAGAAGAAGGTCAAGGAGCGTGGCGGCGTCGTCACCCTCGTCGACCCGCTCCCGTACATGACCTACCAGCCGTTCCTGCCGGAGGTCGTCGGCGGCCACCTCGAGGCCCGCCACATCATCGTGGACCACCGCACCCACCTCAAGCACACCGAGATCGTCCAGGGCAAGGTCGTCAAGGTCGAGCACGCCCGCAAGACCGCGACCGTCCAGACCCAGGACGGCGCCGAGTTCGAGGTCCCCTACCAGGACGTCGTCATGACGGCCGGGGCCACCACCCGCACCTTCCCCATCCCGGGCCTGGCCGAGGCCGGCATCGGCATGAAGACCGTCCAGGAGGCGCTGACCCTGCGCAACCAGATCCTGGACCGCCTCGAGGTCGCCTCCACCATGACGGACGCCGCGGCCCGCTCGCGCGCCCTGACCTTCGCGGTCGTGGGCGGCGGCTTCAACGGCGTGGAGACCATCTCCGAGATGGAGGACCTGATCCGGGACGCCATCAAGAAGAACCCGCGCCTGGCCCAGTCGGACGCCCGGATCGTGCTGATCGAGGCCATGGGCCGGATCATGCCCGAGGTCTCCGAGGACCAGGCCGTGGGCGTGGTGGAGCACCTCAAGGCCCGCGGCATCGAGGTGCTGCTGAACACCTCCCTGTCCAGCGCCGAGGGCGGCCTGCTCAAGCTCATCAACATGGCGGACAAGTCGGACGCCGGCTCCTTCGAGGCCGACACCCTGGTCTGGACCGCCGGCGTGGCCGCCAACGCCGTCGCCAAGCAGACCGACTTCCCGGTCGAGGCCCGGGGCCGGATCGAGGTCACCCCCACCCTGCAGGTCAAGTCCGGCGAGGACGGCGTCCTCGAGGGCGCCTGGGGCTGCGGCGACGTGTGCGCCGTGCCGGACCTGACCGGCGACGGCCCCGGCGGCCACTGCGTCCCGAACGCCCAGCACGCCGTGCGCCAGGCCCGCCGCCTGGCCGCCAACCTGCTGGCCGTGCGCTTCGGCGAGGGCGCCGTGGAGGAGTACGTGCACAAGTCCCTGGGCGCCGTGGCCGGCCTCGGCACCGGCAAGGGCGTCGGCAACCCGATGGGCCTGAAGATCTCCGGCATCCCGGCCTGGCTGGCCCACCGCGGCTACCACGGCATGGCCATGCCCACGTACGAGCGCAAGGCCCGCGTGATCACGGACTGGATCCTCGGCGCCGTGTTCGGCCGGGACACCACCGCCATCGAGGAGCTCGAGACCCCGCACAACGCCTTCCTGGAGGCGGCCGGCGGCCAGCTCGAGTCCGGGCGCTTCGCGCCCCGGGCGATCGGCCACGCCACGCAGTACGAGAACGCCTGA
- a CDS encoding MazG nucleotide pyrophosphohydrolase domain-containing protein: MSETVDRLVWVVARLREHCPWTRRLTHGALGEYLVEEAYEAVEVIESGPAGAWGDEALRDGTYERLRLELGDVLFQVVLHAAIATDAGGFDLDGTAEAITAKMIRRNPHVFHPDGTLRDPEDLAAATIADVERTWERVKRLEREAAGTAAAPDGTAPGGTTPGGAAFADLPASLPALAAAAKVVDRAARQPVDPLPAPGPPPSGPAGEPLADEAALGAELFRLVRHARAGGLDPERALRRHLAAVRRDLEAGTPPRHGGSGPAASG, encoded by the coding sequence GTGAGCGAGACCGTCGACCGGCTCGTCTGGGTGGTCGCCCGCCTGCGGGAGCACTGTCCCTGGACGCGCCGGCTGACGCACGGCGCCCTGGGCGAGTACCTCGTCGAGGAGGCCTACGAGGCCGTCGAGGTGATCGAGTCCGGCCCGGCCGGGGCCTGGGGTGATGAGGCGCTGCGGGACGGCACCTACGAGCGGCTGCGCCTGGAGCTGGGGGACGTGCTGTTCCAGGTGGTGCTGCACGCGGCGATCGCCACGGACGCGGGCGGCTTCGACCTCGACGGCACCGCCGAGGCGATCACCGCCAAGATGATCCGCCGCAACCCGCACGTCTTCCACCCGGACGGCACCCTGCGGGACCCGGAGGACCTGGCGGCGGCGACCATCGCGGACGTCGAGCGCACGTGGGAGCGGGTGAAGCGCCTCGAGCGCGAGGCGGCGGGCACCGCCGCGGCGCCGGACGGCACGGCGCCGGGCGGCACCACGCCGGGCGGGGCGGCGTTCGCCGACCTGCCGGCCTCCCTGCCGGCGCTGGCCGCCGCGGCCAAGGTGGTCGACCGGGCGGCCCGGCAGCCGGTGGACCCGCTGCCGGCGCCCGGCCCGCCGCCGTCGGGACCGGCGGGCGAGCCGCTCGCCGACGAGGCGGCCCTGGGCGCGGAGCTGTTCCGCCTCGTCCGGCACGCGCGGGCCGGCGGCCTGGACCCGGAGCGCGCCCTGCGCCGGCACCTGGCCGCGGTGCGCCGCGACCTGGAGGCCGGCACGCCACCCCGTCACGGCGGCTCGGGGCCGGCGGCGAGCGGTTAG
- a CDS encoding DedA family protein, producing the protein MLQIIEDAVLRAAGQWWVLVLVYVLCTVDGFFPVVPSESVLVALASIAGAEDTVSLWWVWALGALGAITGDQVAYSLGRRIGVERYRWMRTRSVSRAVGSARRALDGHGALVIFTARYVPGGRVAVNYTAGATGYPRTAFTLLDVAAGVLWSAYSIGIARLTAGWLDSTLLQITVAVIAAAVLGWVLDVVLRAVIVRVTGPEEDTGPAGPGGAEDPGTPGPPAVDSPRD; encoded by the coding sequence GTGCTGCAGATCATCGAGGACGCGGTCCTCCGCGCGGCCGGGCAGTGGTGGGTCCTGGTCCTCGTCTACGTGCTGTGCACGGTGGACGGGTTCTTCCCCGTGGTGCCCTCGGAGTCCGTGCTGGTGGCCCTGGCCTCGATCGCCGGCGCCGAGGACACCGTCTCCCTGTGGTGGGTGTGGGCGCTCGGCGCCCTCGGGGCCATCACGGGGGACCAGGTCGCGTACTCGCTCGGCCGGCGCATCGGCGTGGAGCGCTACCGCTGGATGCGCACGCGGTCGGTGTCCCGCGCGGTCGGCTCGGCCCGCCGCGCCCTCGACGGCCACGGGGCGCTCGTCATCTTCACGGCCCGCTACGTCCCCGGCGGGCGGGTGGCCGTGAACTACACGGCCGGCGCCACGGGCTACCCCCGGACCGCCTTCACCCTGCTGGACGTGGCCGCCGGCGTGCTGTGGTCCGCCTACTCGATCGGCATCGCGCGCCTCACCGCCGGCTGGCTGGACAGCACGCTGCTGCAGATCACCGTGGCCGTCATCGCGGCCGCCGTGCTCGGCTGGGTGCTGGACGTCGTCCTGCGCGCCGTGATCGTCCGGGTGACCGGGCCGGAGGAGGACACCGGACCGGCCGGCCCCGGCGGGGCGGAGGACCCCGGGACGCCGGGCCCGCCTGCCGTAGACTCGCCCCGTGACTGA
- a CDS encoding DUF501 domain-containing protein yields MTHDLDRTPTPQDLDTISLQLGRPARDVVEIGARCVCGNPLVATTAPRLSNGIPFPTTFYLTHPVLTAAVSRLEAAGVMAEMSERLQQDEELAARYRRAHEAYLAERDRVGRVAGTDGVPEITGISAGGMPDRVKCLHVLVGHSLAAGPGVNPLGDEALEAIREDWSADTCHCAGAWDPDAPVPSRDLSRHVRRLAGERNPVQSEPTVPAGAADTAASSPSAESVVSREPGEAAAAGRVVGAIDCGTNSIRLLVARVEPALEEGPGAGPGGGSGRLRLVDLHREMRVVRLGEGVDATGMLSEAALARTFAATEDYARILRELGAGSVRFVATSASRDAGNAEVFTAGIRERLGVEPEVVSGREEAALSFAGAASVLDPAVLDPAALGASGAPGDGGTEDRAGRVLVVDLGGGSTEFVLGTLGGPGGPRVTDSVSVGMGCVRFTERHLHGDPPTAAEVAAATADIEAVLDEVEASVPLGRAAAVVGVAGTVTTVTAAALDLDAYDPGVIHGTRLGIEDITATAERLLTATRAERAALPYMHPGRVDVIGAGALIWATLLRRVARASGGAVVDAITSEHDILDGIALSQLP; encoded by the coding sequence GTGACGCACGACCTGGACCGCACCCCCACGCCGCAGGACCTGGACACCATCAGCCTGCAACTGGGCCGGCCGGCCCGCGACGTCGTGGAGATCGGCGCCCGCTGCGTGTGCGGGAACCCGCTCGTGGCCACCACCGCCCCGCGGCTGTCCAACGGCATCCCGTTCCCCACGACCTTCTACCTCACCCACCCCGTCCTGACCGCGGCGGTCTCCCGGCTCGAGGCGGCCGGCGTGATGGCGGAGATGAGCGAGCGGCTCCAGCAGGACGAGGAGCTCGCCGCCCGCTACCGCCGGGCCCACGAGGCCTACCTGGCCGAGCGGGACCGCGTCGGCCGGGTGGCCGGGACGGACGGCGTCCCGGAGATCACCGGCATCTCGGCCGGCGGCATGCCGGACCGGGTGAAGTGCCTGCACGTGCTCGTGGGCCACTCCCTCGCCGCCGGCCCGGGCGTCAACCCGCTGGGCGACGAGGCCCTCGAGGCCATCCGCGAGGACTGGTCCGCGGACACGTGCCACTGCGCCGGCGCCTGGGACCCGGATGCCCCGGTCCCCAGCCGCGACCTCAGCCGCCACGTGCGCCGGCTGGCCGGGGAGCGCAACCCCGTCCAGTCCGAGCCCACCGTGCCCGCCGGGGCCGCGGATACCGCCGCGTCCTCGCCGTCCGCCGAGTCCGTGGTGTCCCGGGAGCCGGGGGAGGCGGCCGCGGCCGGCCGGGTGGTCGGCGCCATCGACTGCGGCACCAACTCGATCCGCCTGCTCGTGGCCCGCGTGGAGCCGGCCCTCGAGGAGGGGCCCGGCGCCGGCCCGGGCGGCGGGAGCGGGCGGCTGCGCCTCGTGGACCTGCACCGGGAGATGCGCGTCGTGCGGCTGGGCGAGGGCGTGGACGCCACCGGCATGCTCTCCGAGGCCGCGCTGGCCCGGACCTTCGCCGCGACCGAGGACTACGCCCGGATCCTGCGCGAGCTGGGCGCCGGGTCCGTCCGCTTCGTGGCCACCTCCGCCAGCCGCGACGCCGGCAACGCCGAGGTCTTCACCGCCGGGATCCGCGAGCGGCTCGGCGTCGAGCCCGAGGTGGTCTCCGGCCGGGAGGAGGCGGCCCTGTCCTTCGCGGGGGCGGCCTCGGTGCTCGACCCCGCGGTGCTCGACCCGGCGGCGCTCGGCGCGTCCGGGGCCCCGGGGGACGGCGGGACCGAGGACCGGGCGGGGCGCGTGCTCGTGGTCGACCTCGGCGGCGGCTCCACCGAGTTCGTGCTGGGCACCCTCGGCGGCCCCGGCGGCCCCCGCGTCACGGACTCCGTGAGCGTGGGCATGGGCTGCGTGCGCTTCACCGAGCGCCACCTGCACGGCGATCCGCCCACCGCCGCCGAGGTCGCCGCGGCCACCGCGGACATCGAGGCCGTGCTGGACGAGGTGGAGGCGAGCGTCCCGCTCGGCCGCGCCGCCGCCGTCGTGGGCGTGGCCGGGACCGTCACCACGGTGACGGCCGCGGCCCTGGACCTGGACGCCTACGACCCCGGGGTCATCCACGGCACCCGGCTGGGGATCGAGGACATCACCGCCACCGCCGAGCGCCTGCTGACCGCCACCCGCGCCGAGCGGGCGGCCCTGCCCTACATGCACCCGGGCCGGGTGGACGTCATCGGGGCCGGGGCGCTCATCTGGGCCACGCTGCTCCGCCGGGTGGCCCGAGCCAGCGGGGGCGCGGTGGTCGACGCCATCACGTCCGAGCACGACATCCTGGACGGGATCGCCCTGTCCCAGCTCCCGTGA
- a CDS encoding S8 family serine peptidase: MRDRRAATAGDRARRARRALGAAAAAGAVLVAPLGPLSPLAPDVPRAAADEWRDQQYWLDEYGYRTAWETTRGEGVTVAVIDTGIDDTHPDLTGQVAGGTDLSGAGSPDGTEPVGTMPAHGTLVASLLAGHGHDGAAARTAPPGDAAGAGEDPAASGGPDGGAATAAPTDAASPESAEASGTAAPDAPAASSAAAPAGGPGPDGIMGVAPEARLLSVSVDLAADGTGGPDPEEQIARAVTWAVDHGADVINMSLGSTRQDWPESWDRAFLYAEQNDVVVVAAAGNRASGAMTAGAPATIPGVLTVAGLTAEGTASWDASTEGISIGVAAPAYPLVGAVPGDDWMGWQGTSGAAPLVAGLAALVRSAHPDMPAHQVIHRILATAQDAGAPGVDPVYGHGIIDAAAAVTAEVPAVDRNPMDTIADWIRVHRRAETPAAPPSAAAPEPSGPASSPAPVATALPQARAVPDPAPGLRPALVLGTGLLAAALAATGAVLALRRRRR; encoded by the coding sequence GTGAGGGACCGCCGGGCCGCGACGGCGGGGGACCGGGCCCGCCGTGCCCGCCGGGCGCTCGGGGCCGCCGCGGCGGCCGGGGCGGTCCTGGTGGCGCCCCTGGGGCCGCTGTCCCCGCTGGCCCCGGACGTGCCGCGGGCCGCGGCGGACGAGTGGCGGGACCAGCAGTACTGGCTGGACGAGTACGGCTACCGCACGGCGTGGGAGACCACGCGGGGCGAGGGCGTCACGGTGGCGGTGATCGACACCGGGATCGACGACACCCACCCGGACCTGACGGGCCAGGTGGCCGGCGGCACCGACCTCTCCGGGGCGGGCAGCCCGGACGGCACGGAGCCGGTCGGGACGATGCCCGCGCACGGCACCCTGGTCGCCTCCCTGCTGGCCGGCCACGGCCACGACGGCGCCGCCGCGCGCACCGCGCCGCCCGGGGACGCGGCCGGAGCGGGGGAGGACCCCGCCGCGAGCGGCGGTCCCGACGGCGGCGCGGCCACCGCGGCCCCGACGGACGCCGCGTCCCCCGAGTCCGCCGAGGCCTCGGGCACCGCCGCCCCGGACGCGCCGGCGGCCTCCTCCGCCGCGGCCCCGGCCGGCGGCCCGGGACCGGACGGGATCATGGGCGTGGCCCCGGAGGCCCGGCTGCTGTCCGTCTCCGTGGACCTCGCCGCGGACGGCACGGGCGGCCCCGACCCCGAGGAGCAGATCGCCCGGGCCGTCACGTGGGCGGTGGACCACGGGGCGGACGTCATCAACATGTCCCTGGGCTCCACCCGCCAGGACTGGCCGGAGAGCTGGGACCGGGCGTTCCTGTACGCCGAGCAGAACGACGTGGTGGTCGTGGCCGCCGCCGGCAACCGCGCCTCGGGCGCCATGACGGCCGGGGCGCCGGCCACGATCCCGGGCGTGCTGACCGTGGCCGGGCTCACCGCCGAGGGCACGGCCAGCTGGGACGCCTCCACCGAGGGCATCTCGATCGGCGTGGCCGCGCCCGCCTATCCGCTCGTCGGCGCCGTGCCGGGCGACGACTGGATGGGCTGGCAGGGCACGAGCGGGGCGGCCCCGCTGGTGGCCGGGCTCGCCGCCCTGGTCCGCTCCGCGCACCCGGACATGCCCGCCCACCAGGTGATCCACCGGATCCTGGCCACGGCGCAGGACGCCGGGGCCCCCGGCGTGGACCCGGTGTACGGCCACGGGATCATCGACGCCGCGGCCGCGGTGACCGCCGAGGTGCCGGCCGTGGACCGCAACCCGATGGACACGATCGCCGACTGGATCCGGGTCCACCGGCGCGCGGAGACCCCCGCGGCGCCCCCGTCCGCCGCCGCGCCCGAGCCGAGCGGGCCGGCGTCGAGCCCCGCCCCCGTGGCCACCGCCCTGCCGCAGGCGCGCGCGGTGCCCGATCCGGCCCCCGGGCTGCGCCCGGCGCTCGTGCTGGGGACCGGCCTGCTCGCCGCCGCGCTCGCCGCCACCGGCGCGGTCCTCGCGCTGCGCCGGCGCCGCCGGTGA
- the eno gene encoding phosphopyruvate hydratase, whose amino-acid sequence MALIDAIHSREILDSRGNPTVEVEVLLSDGAMGRAAVPSGASTGEFEAVERRDGDKDRYLGKGVLGAVNAVIEDIADELEGQDATDQRLVDTLMIDLDGTENKGKLGANAILGVSLAVADAAAASADLSLFKYLGGPNAHVLPVPMMNILNGGAHADSNVDIQEFMIAPIGAPSFSEALRWGAEVYHTLKKVLQERELGTGLGDEGGFAPSLPSNRAALDLITEAITRAGYTPGEDIALALDVASSEFCEKGSYTFEGEQRSAADMIAYYEELVANYPLVSIEDPLDENDWQGWQQLTAALGTKVQLVGDDLFVTNPERLQRGIDEASGNALLVKVNQIGSLTETFDAISLAQRHTFHCMISHRSGETEDTFIADLAVATNAGQIKTGAPARSDRVAKYNQLLRIEEELGDSAIYAGTSAFPRYAARA is encoded by the coding sequence ATGGCCCTGATCGACGCCATCCATTCCCGTGAGATCCTCGACTCCCGCGGCAACCCCACCGTCGAGGTGGAGGTGCTGCTGAGCGACGGCGCGATGGGCCGCGCCGCGGTGCCCTCGGGCGCCTCCACGGGCGAGTTCGAGGCCGTCGAGCGCCGGGACGGCGACAAGGACCGCTACCTGGGCAAGGGCGTGCTGGGCGCCGTCAACGCCGTCATCGAGGACATCGCCGACGAGCTCGAGGGCCAGGACGCCACCGACCAGCGCCTCGTGGACACCCTGATGATCGACCTGGACGGGACCGAGAACAAGGGCAAGCTCGGCGCCAACGCGATCCTCGGCGTCTCCCTGGCCGTGGCCGACGCGGCCGCCGCCTCCGCCGACCTGTCCCTGTTCAAGTACCTGGGCGGGCCGAACGCGCACGTGCTGCCCGTGCCCATGATGAACATCCTCAACGGCGGCGCCCACGCGGACTCCAACGTGGACATCCAGGAGTTCATGATCGCCCCGATCGGCGCGCCGAGCTTCTCCGAGGCCCTGCGCTGGGGCGCCGAGGTCTACCACACGCTGAAGAAGGTCCTGCAGGAGCGCGAGCTCGGCACCGGCCTCGGCGACGAGGGCGGCTTCGCCCCGTCCCTGCCGTCCAACCGCGCCGCCCTGGACCTCATCACCGAGGCCATCACGCGCGCCGGCTACACCCCCGGCGAGGACATCGCCCTGGCCCTGGACGTGGCCTCGTCCGAGTTCTGCGAGAAGGGCTCCTACACCTTCGAGGGCGAACAGCGGTCCGCCGCGGACATGATCGCCTACTACGAGGAGCTGGTGGCCAACTACCCGCTCGTGTCCATCGAGGACCCGCTGGACGAGAACGACTGGCAGGGCTGGCAGCAGCTCACCGCGGCCCTCGGCACGAAGGTCCAGCTCGTGGGCGACGACCTGTTCGTCACCAATCCCGAGCGGCTGCAGCGCGGCATCGACGAGGCCTCCGGCAACGCCCTGCTGGTCAAGGTCAACCAGATCGGCTCGCTGACCGAGACCTTCGACGCGATCTCGCTGGCCCAGCGGCACACGTTCCACTGCATGATCTCCCACCGCTCCGGCGAGACCGAGGACACCTTCATCGCCGACCTCGCCGTGGCCACCAACGCCGGCCAGATCAAGACCGGTGCCCCGGCCCGCTCCGACCGCGTGGCCAAGTACAACCAGCTGCTGCGCATCGAGGAGGAGCTGGGCGACTCCGCGATCTACGCGGGCACCTCGGCCTTCCCGCGGTACGCCGCCCGCGCCTGA
- a CDS encoding septum formation initiator family protein: MATRRPRVPKSSRPALVEAGHPGGPASAEEGRAAGPGARTHVGGYSAKVIPLDAAPSRHAGEPTGHPDHPGPSGPLAAPGRPGAEGTRDTGPAGTRDTGAAGEDTAPGTGGTTGRPALPRTAAERRAAARRELMRGARATDRPTGGTTGPASAPAAGAGPGSTAAGPPRAQAAPAAVVEPVPARHFSGHSIALLVVLFLAAVLLAPTLRVYLDQQAELRAVQEDIAAQRQEQQELRDEIARWDDPAYIQQQARDRFNLVMPGEKTYMVIGGDEEAEDPVPPPASPSEVNPDMPWADALWDSVVRAGTD, translated from the coding sequence GTGGCGACTCGGCGGCCGCGCGTACCCAAGTCCTCCCGCCCTGCCCTCGTCGAGGCCGGCCACCCCGGTGGCCCGGCGTCCGCGGAGGAGGGACGGGCCGCCGGCCCCGGGGCCCGCACGCACGTGGGCGGGTACTCCGCCAAGGTCATCCCCCTGGACGCCGCGCCCTCGCGGCACGCGGGCGAGCCCACCGGGCATCCCGATCACCCCGGCCCCTCCGGGCCCCTCGCCGCCCCCGGTCGCCCCGGCGCGGAGGGCACCCGGGACACCGGCCCCGCGGGCACACGGGACACCGGCGCCGCGGGTGAGGACACGGCGCCGGGCACGGGGGGCACCACCGGCCGGCCGGCGCTGCCGCGCACGGCCGCCGAGCGCCGGGCCGCCGCCCGCCGCGAGCTGATGCGCGGGGCCCGGGCCACGGACCGGCCCACCGGCGGGACCACGGGCCCGGCCTCCGCGCCGGCTGCCGGCGCCGGCCCCGGCTCCACCGCGGCCGGTCCGCCGCGCGCGCAGGCCGCGCCGGCCGCCGTCGTCGAGCCCGTCCCGGCCCGGCACTTCTCCGGGCACTCGATCGCCCTGCTCGTGGTCCTGTTCCTCGCCGCCGTGCTGCTGGCCCCCACCCTGCGCGTGTACCTGGACCAGCAGGCCGAGCTGCGCGCGGTCCAGGAGGACATCGCCGCCCAGCGCCAGGAGCAGCAGGAGCTCAGGGACGAGATCGCCCGCTGGGACGACCCGGCCTACATCCAGCAGCAGGCCCGCGACCGCTTCAACCTCGTGATGCCGGGGGAGAAGACGTACATGGTCATCGGTGGGGACGAGGAGGCCGAGGACCCCGTGCCGCCCCCGGCCAGCCCGAGCGAGGTCAACCCGGACATGCCCTGGGCCGACGCGCTGTGGGACTCCGTCGTGCGGGCCGGCACGGACTGA